Proteins encoded together in one Porites lutea chromosome 2, jaPorLute2.1, whole genome shotgun sequence window:
- the LOC140928757 gene encoding uncharacterized protein: protein MSELKNKKKSRSGHKSYLKHALNKVDECLADYSPERKDELAQWKESLQEQLQKVTTLSDQILALMEADEELTDEDLSTELMDTNTLKFDVKMRLSAIEKIVTANVANVTNVPPSLPSPSADLHANQAPFNPWPVPQTATVRAKLPKLEVRKFGGNISEWQEFWDSFESAIDRNETLAEIDKFSYLRGLLIEPARSAIAGFSLTSANYKAAIQLLKKRYGKQKVIQRTYINDLLNLEPIYGERDTQRLRTMYDVAETKYRALEALGVDQETYSAIVVPSLLEKLPEQLRLTITRGEDHHEWNLEQLLDVLGHEVELREEYNRSARHARSSRDESVKKKHTMHTGKQANYQNCAFCLGGHKHEDCQKVKNVSELVDKISHYLATAKTDV from the exons ATGAGTGAgctcaaaaacaagaaaaagtcaAGATCGGGCCACAAGAGTTACTTGAAGCACGCCTTGAATAAAGTGGACGAATGCCTTGCCGATTACTCCCCAGAAAGAAAGGATGAACTGGCTCAGTGGAAAGAATCGCTACAAGAACAGCTACAGAAAGTCACAACCCTGAGCGATCAAATTTTAGCTCTGATGGAGGCAGATGAAGAGTTGACCGACGAAGATTTGTCTACAGAGTTGATGGACACCAACACGTTAAAGTTTGACGTAAAGATGCGTTTGTCTGCCATAGAAAAGATTGTAACCGCGAATGTTGCTAACGTTACGAATGTACCACCGTCGCTGCCTAGCCCCTCCGCAGATTTGCACGCCAATCAAGCTCCATTCAATCCATGGCCGGTCCCGCAGACTGCTACAGTTCGAGCGAAATTGCCGAAACTCGAGGTACGCAAGTTTGGGGGAAACATCAGCGAATGGCAGGAGTTTTGGGACTCCTTTGAAAGCGCTATCGACCGAAACGAGACATTGGCCGAAATAGATAAATTCTCCTATTTGCGAGGCCTCCTGATCGAGCCAGCGCGGTCGGCGATCGCAGGATTTTCCCTCACTTCAGCGAACTACAAAGCCGCGATACAACTTCTAAAGAAACGTTACGGTAAACAGAAAGTTATCCAGAGAACATACATAAACGACTTGTTGAACTTGGAGCCAATTTACGGAGAACGAGACACACAGCGATTGAGGACAATGTATGACGTTGCCGAGACAAAGTACCGGGCATTGGAAGCGCTTGGCGTAGACCAAGAGACCTACTCCGCCATCGTGGTGCCGTCGCTGTTGGAAAAACTACCAGAGCAGCTCCGTTTGACCATCACAAGGGGAGAGGACCATCACGAATGGAACCTGGAGCAGTTGTTGGACGTCCTGGGCCACGAGGTCGAGCTGCGAGAGGAGTACAACAGAAGCGCACGACACGCGAGGAGCTCTCGTGACGAATCAGTGAAAAAGAAACACACCATGCACACTGGAAAACAGGCGAATTATCAGAACTGTGCGTTTTGCTTAGGAGGACACAAACACGAGGATTGCCAAAAAGTCAAGAACGTCAGCGAGC TAGTTGATAAAATAAGCCATTATCTCGCCACCGCTAAAACAGATGTTTAG
- the LOC140928754 gene encoding uncharacterized protein, which yields MAKQSDHIVALTDIASGNEIGKNEPISVKCEEDPLESAEATKKSKGCRHERIETVGSDITEGSSKVDQARKESKPSCSENSFVCKVCGKTFRRLSKLKAHKVSHRDDRPFQCVKCGKSFKCSTKLTRHVGTVHSNKRPFKCDECGKGFKTMEDMKSHGLVHKKERPWKCTDCGKSFKKAEILKTHEKTHTVRERLHKCNQCEKSYTTASSLKYHMVTHNEEKSFTCRFCGKTFHFLRNLKLHERTHSGRETPFKCLLCAKSFKTSEELKKHKLSHSDESHLKCNICEKTFDFPAEKVAHLRKEHNDDRPWKCHVCDASFKTSGHLKEHGNVHRTDRPFKCDQCDKCYKGIYELKVHKMAHTGEKPYKCSQCNMAFATSSQLCTHRRWRHADEKPHKCPFCEKSFKTTSAVAKHAAVHKKDRPFQCSICEKFYKSLDVLRFHRQRVHSDEKPFECQLCEKSFKTAQELKMHGRAHSDHRPFKCSLCETSFKDNNKLQRHLSTVHTDERPFQCTQCERAFKSAGELKRHILTVHNMEKPFKCSECDAAFSSEGNLRQHSMVHSDHRPFKCSLCEKAFKSSRYLRLHGRVHTSVRSFKCSHCDKTFKAKNDLARHNTETHSGERPFKCSHCEMTFVRSIHLENHERTHKNLRYKCSQCKQSFSNRTDLKGHSRIHAGEKPFECWLCGKVLISHTLLRHHTQTCVNQLLD from the coding sequence ATGGCAAAGCAGTCTGATCACATAGTTGCTCTCACTGACATCGCCAGTGGTAATGAAATCGGTAAAAATGAACCAATTTCAGTGAAATGTGAAGAGGATCCGCTTGAGAGTGCCGAAGCCACTAAAAAGTCAAAAGGTTGTAGGCATGAAAGAATCGAAACCGTGGGCAGTGATATAACGGAAGGATCATCAAAGGTGGATCAGGCGAGAAAAGAAAGTAAACCGTCATGCAGTGAAAATTCTTTCGTGTGCAAGGTCTGTGGCAAGACGTTTCGGAGACTGTCTAAATTAAAGGCCCACAAAGTTTCACACAGAGATGACAGACCTTTCCAATGTGTTAAATGTGGTAAGAGTTTCAAGTGTTCAACCAAATTGACGAGGCATGTCGGAACCGTTCACTCCAATAAAAGGCCTTTCAAGTGTGACGAATGTGGTAAGGGATTCAAAACTATGGAGGACATGAAGTCTCATGGCCTTGTGCACAAGAAAGAGAGGCCGTGGAAATGCACTGACTGTGGAAAGTCATTCAAGAAAGCTGAAATTCTGAAGACCCACGAGAAAACACACACAGTGCGGGAGAGACTTCATAAATGTAACCAGTGCGAGAAAAGTTATACGACAGCATCCAGCTTGAAGTATCACATGGTAACACACAACGAGGAAAAATCATTCACTTGCAGATTTTGTGGCAAAACTTTCCACTTCCTTCGTAATTTGAAATTACATGAGAGAACACACTCGGGGCGGGAAACGCCGTTTAAATGCCTATTATGCGCAAAATCGTTCAAGACCTCAGAAGAACTGAAGAAACACAAGCTTTCTCACTCCGACGAAAGTCATCTTAAATGTAATATTTGTGAAAAGACTTTCGATTTTCCCGCGGAAAAAGTGGCGCATCTCAGAAAAGAACACAATGATGATAGGCCTTGGAAGTGTCACGTTTGTGACGCATCCTTTAAAACTTCTGGTCACCTCAAGGAACATGGTAATGTACACAGAACTGATAGACCTTTTAAATGTGACCAGTGCGACAAGTGCTACAAGGGAATTTACGAGTTAAAAGTTCACAAGATGGCTCACACTGGTGAGAAGCCGTACAAATGTAGTCAGTGCAACATGGCTTTTGCGACATCTTCTCAACTTTGTACGCACAGACGGTGGCGCCATGCTGATGAGAAACCCCACAAATGCCCATTTTGTGAGAAAAGTTTCAAGACAACAAGTGCTGTCGCTAAGCACGCAGCTGTTCACAAAAAAGACAGACCCTTCCAATGCAGTATCTGTGAAAAGTTCTACAAGTCATTAGACGTTCTTAGATTTCATCGGCAACGGGTGCACAGTGACGAGAAACCTTTTGAGTGCCAACTGTGCGAAAAGTCTTTCAAGACAGCACAAGAGTTAAAGATGCATGGAAGGGCGCATAGCGATCACAGACCTTTCAAGTGCTCTTTGTGCGAGACTTCGTTTAAGGATAATAACAAACTCCAGCGTCATCTCAGCACGGTACATACCGATGAAAGGCCATTCCAATGTACACAGTGTGAACGAGCGTTCAAGAGTGCAGGAGAATTGAAGAGGCACATCCTAACTGTACACAATATGGAAAAACCCTTTAAATGTTCAGAATGTGATGCAGCTTTTTCTTCAGAAGGTAATCTTCGTCAACATTCCATGGTGCACTCAGATCACAGACCTTTCAAGTGTTCTTTGTGCGAGAAGGCCTTTAAATCATCGCGTTACTTACGATTACACGGCAGAGTTCACACTAGCGTCAGGTCTTTCAAATGTTCTCATTGTGATAAGACGTTCAAGGCTAAAAACGATCTGGCAAGACACAATACAGAAACGCACAGCGGTGAAAGACCCTTTAAGTGCAGCCACTGTGAAATGACTTTTGTTAGGTCAATACATCTTGAAAATCACGAGAGGACACATAAAAATCTACGGTACAAATGTTCCCAGTGCAAGCAATCATTCAGCAATCGCACAGACTTGAAAGGACACAGCCGAATCCATGCGGGGGAGAAACCATTTGAGTGTTGGCTTTGTGGGAAAGTCCTCATCTCACACACTCTATTGCGACACCATACCCAAACTTGTGTCAATCAGCTTTTAGATTGA